Proteins from a genomic interval of Gluconacetobacter diazotrophicus PA1 5:
- the msrA gene encoding peptide-methionine (S)-S-oxide reductase MsrA — protein MDDMTRAPRTEVAYLGGGCFWCVEAMLRELAGITDVAPGYAGGTLAAPTYEQVCSGRTGHAEIVRVTFDPAILSYADLVRIFFTIHDPTTLNRQGPDSGTQYRSVIFTATPEQAATARAVRDEIAASKLWADPIVTEILPLEQFYEAEDYHHNYFAKHPERGYCAAVISPKVSKVRRSFQDRLALG, from the coding sequence ATGGATGACATGACGCGAGCCCCCCGGACGGAGGTCGCCTATCTGGGCGGAGGCTGTTTCTGGTGCGTCGAGGCGATGCTGCGGGAACTGGCTGGGATCACGGACGTGGCGCCGGGCTATGCCGGCGGCACGCTGGCGGCCCCGACATACGAACAGGTCTGCAGCGGGCGGACCGGCCATGCCGAGATCGTGCGCGTCACGTTCGACCCCGCGATCCTGTCCTATGCCGACCTGGTGCGGATTTTCTTCACGATCCACGACCCTACCACCCTGAATCGGCAGGGGCCGGATTCCGGCACCCAGTACCGGTCGGTCATCTTCACCGCGACACCGGAACAGGCGGCCACCGCCCGCGCGGTCCGCGATGAAATCGCCGCGTCGAAACTCTGGGCCGACCCGATCGTCACCGAGATCCTGCCCCTGGAGCAGTTCTACGAGGCCGAAGATTATCACCACAATTATTTCGCGAAGCATCCCGAACGGGGATATTGCGCGGCGGTGATCTCACCCAAGGTGTCGAAGGTGCGACGGTCGTTCCAGGACCGGCTGGCGCTGGGGTAG
- a CDS encoding ABC transporter ATP-binding protein, translating to MTSQPAPASAPVSAPAQEELIRIVACRQAYHKESAADLVVLDDVNLTLRSGEIVGLLGRSGSGKSTLLRIIAGLLPPSAGDVLWKGRPVLGPVPGIAMVFQSFALFPWLTVQKNVELGLEAKGVPAAERDRLAEAVIDLIGLGGYENAYPKELSGGMRQRVGLARALVVQPDLLLMDEPFSALDVLTAENLRTDLIELWAEHKLPVKSLLLVTHNIEEAVLMCDRILVFSSNPGRVAHELAVPFPHPRNREDPAFRHLVDRIYALMTRRAPIVSEAELPSGDEIPPPASPVQVALPSLPMNAMVGMMETLAAEPLNGRADLPLLASRLQLELDDLFPLGESLQLLEFAELEDGDILLTAEGARFVQSTHDERRQILWHSLLHNIPMVRTIRSVLDERPNHRASAERFRDELEDSMSPDYARQTLQTLIGWARYAELFDFDEEADQLFLDDEME from the coding sequence ATGACCAGCCAACCGGCCCCTGCCTCTGCCCCTGTCTCTGCTCCCGCGCAGGAAGAACTGATCCGCATCGTCGCCTGCCGCCAAGCCTATCACAAGGAAAGCGCCGCCGACCTGGTGGTGCTGGACGATGTGAACCTGACCCTGCGATCGGGCGAGATCGTGGGCCTGCTGGGCCGGTCGGGGTCGGGCAAATCCACCCTGCTGCGCATCATCGCCGGCCTGCTGCCCCCCAGCGCGGGCGATGTCCTATGGAAGGGGCGGCCTGTCCTGGGACCCGTTCCCGGCATCGCGATGGTGTTCCAGTCCTTCGCGCTGTTTCCCTGGCTGACCGTGCAGAAGAATGTCGAGCTGGGGCTGGAGGCCAAGGGCGTCCCGGCGGCGGAGCGCGACCGGCTGGCCGAGGCCGTGATCGACCTGATCGGACTGGGCGGTTACGAAAACGCCTATCCCAAGGAGCTGTCGGGCGGAATGCGCCAGCGCGTCGGACTGGCGCGGGCGCTGGTCGTGCAGCCGGACCTGCTGCTGATGGACGAGCCGTTCTCGGCGCTGGACGTGCTGACGGCGGAAAACCTGCGCACCGACCTGATCGAACTGTGGGCCGAGCACAAGCTGCCGGTCAAATCGCTGCTGCTGGTGACCCATAATATCGAGGAAGCGGTGCTGATGTGCGACCGCATCCTGGTCTTTTCCTCCAATCCCGGCCGGGTCGCGCACGAACTGGCGGTGCCGTTCCCCCACCCTCGCAACCGCGAGGACCCGGCCTTCCGGCATCTGGTCGACCGGATCTATGCCCTGATGACCCGCCGGGCCCCGATCGTGTCCGAAGCCGAGCTGCCCTCGGGCGATGAGATTCCGCCGCCGGCCTCCCCGGTCCAGGTCGCCCTGCCCTCGCTGCCGATGAACGCCATGGTCGGCATGATGGAAACCCTGGCCGCCGAACCGCTGAACGGCCGGGCGGACCTGCCGCTGCTGGCCTCGCGCCTGCAGCTTGAACTGGACGACCTGTTTCCGCTGGGCGAATCGCTGCAGCTTCTGGAATTCGCGGAACTGGAGGACGGCGACATCCTGCTGACGGCCGAAGGCGCGCGCTTCGTGCAGAGCACGCACGACGAACGCCGCCAGATCCTGTGGCACAGCCTGCTGCACAATATCCCGATGGTGCGCACCATCCGCTCGGTCCTCGACGAACGGCCCAACCATCGCGCCAGCGCCGAACGCTTCCGCGACGAACTGGAAGACAGCATGTCCCCCGACTATGCCAGGCAGACCCTGCAGACCCTGATCGGCTGGGCCCGCTACGCCGAACTGTTCGATTTCGACGAGGAAGCGGACCAGTTGTTCCTGGATGACGAGATGGAGTGA
- a CDS encoding ABC transporter permease, whose protein sequence is MTASSLPAPSSRPARPNVFDLAALLCIMGLAVVLGTAGRHMLAPISAPNAATIHLDPAWLPGYAVRTTLRMFAALGASLFFTFTYAVWAAKSPRAGLVLVPVLDVLQSVPILGFLTFTVVFFMGLFPGRILGAELAAIFTIFTSQAWNMAFSMYQSLRAVPPDLDEVARCFGLTGWQKFWRLEVPFAVPGLVWNAMISMSGGWFMVVYSETITVGNTNVLLPGIGSYVGTAIAQRDLWAVLYAIVAMMVVILAYDQLVFRPLVAWSGRFAATGIEGASASDPWLLVLLRRTALLRRITDAIGDGLTAIGGLKLGRRPSDARRTPLVPDRIRDVVWAVGLAMLSGGAAWQVWLYARATISMAEFLHVVSLGGLTLARVVAMVLLASLIWVPAGVWLGLDPVRARRAQFIAQFMAAFPANLFFPIFVLFIVHFHLSSDIWLTPLMILGTQWYILFNVVAGAASYPADLLEVARSLQVGGRLWWLRVILPGIVPFYITGAITASGGAWNAAIAAEVASWGDDHLSAHGLGAYIAHATVAGDTAHVGLGMTVMAAFVLLFNRAVWRPLAEYARRHFTLS, encoded by the coding sequence ATGACGGCGAGTTCGCTGCCCGCCCCTTCGTCCCGCCCGGCCCGGCCCAATGTGTTCGATCTGGCTGCCCTGCTGTGCATCATGGGGCTGGCGGTCGTGCTGGGCACGGCGGGGCGGCACATGCTGGCCCCGATATCGGCCCCCAACGCCGCCACCATCCACCTCGATCCCGCCTGGCTGCCGGGCTATGCGGTGCGCACCACCCTGCGGATGTTCGCGGCCCTGGGCGCGTCGCTGTTCTTCACCTTCACCTATGCGGTCTGGGCGGCCAAGAGCCCCCGGGCGGGGCTGGTGCTGGTGCCGGTGCTGGACGTGCTGCAATCCGTGCCGATCCTGGGGTTCCTGACCTTTACCGTCGTGTTCTTCATGGGCCTGTTCCCCGGGCGCATCCTGGGGGCGGAACTGGCCGCGATCTTCACCATCTTCACCAGCCAGGCCTGGAACATGGCCTTCAGCATGTACCAGTCCCTGCGGGCCGTCCCCCCCGACCTGGACGAGGTCGCGCGGTGTTTCGGCCTGACGGGATGGCAGAAATTCTGGCGGCTGGAGGTCCCGTTCGCCGTGCCGGGCCTGGTGTGGAACGCCATGATCTCGATGTCCGGCGGATGGTTCATGGTGGTGTATTCCGAGACGATCACGGTCGGGAACACCAATGTCCTGCTGCCCGGAATCGGGTCGTATGTCGGCACCGCCATCGCCCAGCGCGACCTGTGGGCGGTTCTGTATGCCATCGTGGCGATGATGGTGGTGATCCTGGCCTATGACCAGCTCGTCTTCCGGCCGCTGGTCGCGTGGTCGGGGCGCTTCGCCGCCACCGGCATCGAGGGCGCGTCCGCGTCCGACCCCTGGCTGCTGGTGCTGCTGCGCCGCACCGCCCTGCTGCGCCGGATCACGGACGCGATCGGCGACGGGCTGACGGCGATCGGCGGCCTGAAGCTGGGCCGCCGCCCGTCCGATGCGCGCCGCACCCCGCTGGTCCCCGACCGCATCCGCGACGTGGTCTGGGCGGTCGGGCTGGCCATGCTGTCCGGCGGGGCCGCGTGGCAGGTCTGGCTCTATGCGCGCGCGACCATCTCCATGGCGGAATTCCTCCATGTCGTGTCGCTGGGCGGCCTGACGCTGGCGCGGGTGGTGGCGATGGTTCTGCTGGCCTCGCTGATCTGGGTGCCGGCGGGGGTCTGGCTGGGGCTGGACCCGGTGCGGGCGCGGCGGGCCCAGTTCATCGCCCAATTCATGGCCGCCTTTCCGGCCAACCTGTTCTTCCCGATCTTCGTCCTGTTCATCGTCCATTTTCATCTGAGCAGCGATATCTGGCTGACGCCGCTGATGATCCTGGGCACCCAGTGGTATATCCTGTTCAACGTCGTGGCCGGGGCCGCGTCCTATCCCGCCGACCTGCTGGAGGTCGCGCGCAGCCTGCAGGTCGGCGGACGGCTATGGTGGCTGCGGGTCATCCTGCCCGGGATCGTGCCGTTCTACATCACCGGCGCCATCACGGCGTCGGGCGGGGCATGGAATGCGGCGATCGCGGCCGAGGTCGCAAGCTGGGGCGACGATCACCTGTCCGCCCACGGCCTGGGCGCCTACATCGCCCACGCCACCGTTGCCGGCGACACCGCGCATGTCGGGCTGGGCATGACGGTCATGGCGGCGTTCGTCCTGCTGTTCAACCGTGCCGTCTGGCGCCCGCTTGCCGAATATGCCCGCCGCCACTTCACCCTGAGCTGA
- the dut gene encoding dUTP diphosphatase, giving the protein MTEPIVVVAGARVLVPTGLCIALPPGYELQVRPRSGLALKHGITLPNSPGTIDEDYRGEIGIILLNTGDAPLTIERGMRIAQAVLAPVVRAAWQEVETLDETTRSSGGFGSTGVSP; this is encoded by the coding sequence GTGACCGAACCCATTGTGGTGGTGGCGGGGGCGCGGGTGCTGGTGCCCACCGGCCTGTGTATCGCCCTGCCCCCGGGCTACGAACTGCAGGTTCGCCCCCGGTCCGGCCTGGCGCTGAAGCACGGGATCACGCTGCCCAATTCGCCCGGCACGATCGACGAGGATTATCGCGGCGAAATCGGCATCATCCTGCTGAATACCGGTGACGCGCCCCTGACCATCGAACGCGGCATGCGCATCGCCCAGGCCGTGCTGGCCCCCGTCGTCCGCGCCGCATGGCAGGAAGTCGAGACGCTGGACGAAACCACGCGATCCTCCGGCGGCTTCGGCAGCACGGGCGTCAGCCCGTAA
- a CDS encoding class I SAM-dependent methyltransferase: MTDNPTPSPFAPHPAGPDATGTGTTDFGFRDVPVADKKPMVRAVFDSVASRYDIMNDVMSLGIHRAWKKIFVTELGAHPDLTLLDLAGGTGDISFGWLRAGGGQAILSDINASMLAVGRSRALERGLISSLRFAVMDAEAIPLPDRSVDRVSIAFGLRNCTDKDAVLREARRVLRPGGKFMCLEFSRVQVAALSPIYDAWSFKVLPRMGAAIAGDRDSYQYLAESIRMFPDQETLAGMMRAAGLERVSVRNLSGGIAAIHSGWRI; this comes from the coding sequence ATGACCGACAATCCCACCCCCTCTCCGTTCGCGCCCCATCCCGCCGGCCCCGATGCCACTGGAACGGGGACGACCGATTTCGGCTTCCGCGACGTTCCCGTGGCGGACAAGAAGCCGATGGTCCGCGCCGTGTTCGACAGCGTCGCCTCGCGCTACGACATCATGAACGACGTGATGTCGCTGGGCATCCATCGCGCCTGGAAGAAGATCTTCGTGACCGAGCTGGGCGCGCACCCCGACCTGACGCTGCTGGACCTGGCCGGCGGCACGGGCGACATCTCGTTCGGGTGGCTGCGCGCCGGCGGCGGGCAGGCGATCCTGTCGGACATCAATGCCAGCATGCTGGCCGTGGGGCGCAGCCGGGCACTGGAACGCGGCCTGATCTCCAGCCTGCGATTCGCCGTGATGGATGCCGAGGCGATTCCCCTGCCCGACCGCTCGGTCGACCGGGTGTCGATCGCCTTCGGCCTGCGCAACTGCACCGACAAGGACGCCGTGCTGCGCGAGGCCAGGCGCGTGCTGCGCCCGGGCGGCAAGTTCATGTGCCTGGAATTCTCGCGCGTGCAGGTGGCGGCGCTGTCGCCGATCTATGACGCGTGGTCGTTCAAGGTCCTGCCGCGCATGGGGGCCGCCATCGCCGGCGACCGCGACAGCTACCAGTACCTGGCCGAAAGCATCCGCATGTTCCCCGACCAGGAGACGCTGGCCGGCATGATGCGCGCCGCGGGGCTGGAGCGCGTGTCGGTCCGCAACCTGTCGGGCGGGATCGCCGCCATCCATTCCGGCTGGCGGATCTGA
- the mutM gene encoding bifunctional DNA-formamidopyrimidine glycosylase/DNA-(apurinic or apyrimidinic site) lyase: protein MPELPEVETVMRGMRLHLDGKTIARVAVRRADLRFPFPADLVARLEGATITGFARRAKYILIRLDTGDTLLLHLGMSGRVLLSLPGDAPVPDRHEHFFFETTDGTRCGLIDPRRFGAVDLMPTAEERAHRLLARLGPEPLGNQFSQHWLQEVLARRRTSIKAALLDQTVVAGLGNIYVSEALFRAGIHPARLACTLDAAEDARLVQAIRAVLREAIAAGGSSLRDYVQPDGELGYFQHAWRVYGRAGQGCPDCPGPPACHGVERLEQAGRSSFFCPLCQPPPGKVS, encoded by the coding sequence ATGCCGGAACTCCCTGAAGTCGAAACAGTGATGCGCGGGATGCGATTGCATCTCGACGGGAAGACGATCGCGCGGGTCGCGGTGCGTCGCGCCGACCTGCGTTTCCCCTTTCCCGCGGACCTGGTGGCCCGGCTGGAGGGCGCCACGATCACCGGTTTCGCCCGACGGGCGAAATATATCCTGATCCGGCTGGATACGGGCGATACCCTGCTGCTGCACCTGGGCATGTCGGGGCGGGTCCTGCTGTCATTGCCCGGCGACGCCCCCGTGCCCGACCGGCACGAGCATTTCTTCTTCGAGACCACGGACGGGACGCGGTGCGGCCTGATCGACCCCAGGCGCTTCGGCGCGGTCGACCTGATGCCGACGGCGGAGGAGCGAGCACATCGGCTGCTGGCCCGACTCGGTCCCGAACCGCTGGGCAACCAGTTCTCGCAACACTGGCTGCAGGAAGTACTGGCCCGGCGGCGGACCTCCATCAAGGCGGCGCTGCTGGACCAGACGGTGGTGGCGGGCCTGGGCAATATCTATGTGTCCGAGGCGCTGTTCCGCGCCGGCATCCATCCGGCACGCCTGGCCTGCACCCTGGACGCGGCCGAGGACGCGCGCCTGGTCCAGGCGATCCGCGCCGTGCTGCGCGAAGCGATCGCAGCGGGCGGGTCCAGCCTGCGCGACTATGTCCAGCCGGATGGGGAACTGGGTTATTTCCAGCACGCGTGGCGTGTCTACGGCCGTGCGGGGCAGGGATGCCCGGATTGTCCCGGTCCCCCCGCATGCCATGGTGTGGAGCGGCTGGAACAGGCCGGACGCTCCAGCTTCTTCTGCCCCCTGTGCCAGCCCCCGCCGGGCAAGGTCTCGTGA
- the rpsT gene encoding 30S ribosomal protein S20 has protein sequence MANTASARKRIRQNERRNARNTARVSRMRTFVKKVEAAIASGNKDEATAALRAAQPEMQRASGKGVIHANTVARKISRLSARIKSIVAA, from the coding sequence ATGGCCAACACTGCTTCCGCGCGCAAGCGCATCCGTCAGAACGAGCGCCGCAATGCGCGCAACACGGCACGCGTCTCGCGCATGCGCACCTTCGTGAAGAAGGTCGAGGCGGCGATCGCGTCCGGCAACAAGGACGAAGCGACGGCGGCCCTGCGCGCGGCCCAGCCCGAGATGCAGCGTGCGTCGGGCAAGGGTGTCATCCACGCCAACACCGTGGCCCGCAAGATTTCCCGCCTGTCCGCCCGCATCAAGTCGATCGTCGCGGCGTAA
- the dnaA gene encoding chromosomal replication initiator protein DnaA: MTGELSGFDAVAEARSARNVLDILRPALLRDWVRTQYGDRLSALWNAELPAIRRVELQVGRPEGAADGAAPALADPPVAATPATAAIVGDERVPENRNDLAAPLDPRFTFDTFVVGKPNEFAYACARRVAERPSSPGFNPLFLYGGVGLGKTHLMHAIGSELVRGGAVSVAYMSAEKFMYRFIAAIRSQSTMEFKEQLRSVDVLMIDDLQFLIGKDNTQEEFFHTFNALVDAGRQIVVSADKSPSDLSGLEDRLRTRLGCGMVADIHATTFELRISILESKAAASGVAVPAKVLEFLAHKITSNVRELEGALNRLIAHANLFGRPVTLEATQDVLHDILKAHDRRVTIEEIQRKVSEHWNIRLTDMSSARRARAVARPRQVAMYLAKQLTSRSLPEIGRKFGNRDHTTVMHAVARVTELMERDTAFAEDVELLRRMLES, from the coding sequence ATGACGGGCGAGTTAAGTGGATTTGATGCCGTCGCGGAAGCCCGATCGGCCCGGAATGTCCTGGATATCCTGCGACCCGCTCTCCTGCGCGACTGGGTGCGCACCCAGTATGGCGACCGGCTGAGCGCCCTGTGGAATGCCGAGCTTCCGGCGATCCGCCGCGTGGAACTGCAGGTCGGCCGTCCGGAAGGCGCGGCCGACGGTGCCGCCCCCGCGCTCGCCGACCCGCCGGTGGCCGCGACGCCGGCCACCGCCGCGATCGTGGGCGACGAGCGGGTGCCGGAAAACCGCAACGACCTCGCGGCGCCGCTCGACCCGCGCTTCACCTTCGATACGTTCGTGGTCGGCAAGCCGAACGAATTCGCCTATGCCTGCGCCCGCCGGGTGGCCGAACGGCCGTCCAGCCCCGGGTTCAACCCGCTGTTCCTGTATGGCGGCGTCGGGCTGGGCAAGACCCACCTGATGCATGCCATCGGGTCGGAGCTGGTGCGGGGCGGGGCGGTCTCGGTCGCCTACATGTCCGCCGAGAAATTCATGTACCGCTTCATTGCCGCCATCCGGTCGCAATCGACGATGGAGTTCAAGGAGCAGTTGCGGTCGGTCGACGTGCTGATGATCGACGACCTGCAGTTCCTGATCGGCAAGGACAACACACAGGAAGAATTCTTCCATACCTTCAACGCGCTGGTCGATGCCGGGCGGCAGATCGTGGTGTCGGCCGACAAGTCGCCGTCCGACCTGTCGGGGCTGGAGGACCGGCTGCGCACCCGTCTGGGCTGCGGCATGGTGGCGGACATCCATGCCACGACGTTCGAACTGCGGATCTCGATCCTGGAATCCAAGGCGGCGGCCTCGGGCGTCGCGGTGCCGGCCAAGGTGCTGGAATTCCTGGCGCACAAGATCACCTCGAACGTGCGCGAACTGGAAGGCGCGCTGAACCGGCTGATCGCCCATGCCAACCTGTTCGGCCGGCCGGTGACGCTGGAAGCGACGCAGGATGTGCTGCACGACATCCTCAAGGCCCATGACCGGCGGGTGACGATCGAGGAAATCCAGCGCAAGGTGTCCGAACACTGGAACATCCGCCTGACGGACATGTCCTCGGCCCGGCGTGCCCGCGCCGTGGCGCGCCCCCGGCAGGTGGCGATGTACCTGGCCAAGCAGTTGACCAGCCGCTCGCTGCCGGAAATCGGGCGCAAGTTCGGCAATCGCGACCATACGACCGTCATGCACGCCGTCGCCCGCGTGACCGAACTGATGGAACGCGACACCGCGTTCGCCGAGGACGTGGAACTGCTTCGCCGCATGCTGGAAAGCTGA
- the dnaN gene encoding DNA polymerase III subunit beta, translating into MKLKADRATLLKALAHIQSVAEKRNTIPILANVLINVADGRLTLTATDMEIAVVEEIGAETSRNGAVTAPAAVLYEIARKLPDGVAIELDHTGGDAPLALRAGRYATSLNVLDVDDFPSMMAGTLPYHFTMPAAVLRGLIDRTRFAISTEETRYYLNGIYLHVAAGDEGSMLRAVATDGHRLARVETEVPPGAEEMPGVIVPRKTVAELRKLLDEGTEDVAVGLSDTRIQFTVGTVTLTSKLIDGTFPEYDRVIPRGNDKILRVGKRDFSDAVARVAAISQERSRPVKLSIGHNLLTLSAVSPDQGTAKEELDDNYVTYDSTPLEIGFQARYLNDITDQIDKDVEFAFSDSSAPTIVRDVASPSALYVLMPMRV; encoded by the coding sequence ATGAAGCTGAAGGCTGACCGCGCGACATTGCTGAAGGCGCTGGCCCACATCCAGAGCGTCGCCGAGAAGCGGAATACCATTCCGATCCTGGCCAATGTCCTGATCAATGTCGCGGATGGACGGCTGACGCTGACCGCCACCGACATGGAAATCGCGGTGGTCGAGGAAATCGGGGCCGAGACCAGCCGCAACGGCGCGGTGACCGCCCCGGCCGCCGTGCTGTACGAGATCGCGCGCAAGCTGCCCGACGGGGTCGCGATCGAACTGGACCATACCGGCGGCGACGCGCCGCTGGCATTGCGGGCCGGCCGCTACGCCACCAGCCTGAACGTGCTGGATGTCGATGACTTCCCTTCGATGATGGCCGGGACGCTGCCGTACCATTTCACGATGCCGGCCGCGGTGCTGCGCGGGCTGATCGACCGGACGCGCTTCGCCATCTCGACCGAGGAGACGCGCTATTACCTGAACGGCATCTACCTGCATGTCGCGGCAGGTGATGAAGGCAGCATGCTGCGCGCGGTGGCCACCGACGGGCACCGCCTGGCCCGTGTCGAGACCGAGGTCCCGCCGGGCGCCGAGGAGATGCCCGGTGTCATCGTGCCCCGCAAGACAGTCGCGGAACTGCGCAAGCTGCTGGACGAGGGGACCGAGGACGTGGCGGTGGGCCTGTCCGATACCCGCATCCAGTTCACGGTCGGCACCGTGACCCTGACCTCGAAGCTGATCGACGGGACGTTCCCGGAATATGATCGCGTCATCCCGCGCGGAAACGACAAGATCCTGCGCGTCGGCAAGCGTGATTTTTCCGATGCGGTCGCGCGTGTCGCCGCGATCAGCCAGGAGCGGTCGCGCCCCGTCAAGCTGTCGATCGGCCACAACCTGCTGACCCTGTCGGCGGTCAGCCCCGACCAGGGCACCGCGAAGGAAGAACTGGACGACAATTACGTCACCTACGATTCCACGCCGCTGGAAATCGGCTTCCAGGCCCGCTACCTGAACGACATCACGGACCAGATCGACAAGGATGTCGAATTCGCGTTTTCGGACAGTTCCGCGCCGACGATCGTCCGTGACGTGGCCAGCCCTTCGGCGTTGTACGTCCTGATGCCGATGCGGGTCTGA
- the recF gene encoding DNA replication/repair protein RecF (All proteins in this family for which functions are known are DNA-binding proteins that assist the filamentation of RecA onto DNA for the initiation of recombination or recombinational repair.): protein MARLDRLALTDFRNYRHLAWRPEAPVTVVTGENGSGKTNLLEALSLLVPGRGLRGARSAEMARHGTTIWGVAARFTGPDGAPFDIATGSDPARPERRVFRRDGETLRSRAALADHLSAVWLTPQMDRLFQDGLPGRRRFLDRLVLALEPGHARELAAHDQAMGQRNRLLAAGRADPGWLSALEDSMARHAVAASAARLALVTQLNGEAAHTVPDGFPPARLDILCPIVQQLRDRPALAVEDWLRGRLAAGRACDSARGGAGIGAHRADMALSDQASGRPAAQASTGQQKALLLGVVLAHAALMTRSRGEAPMILLDEPLVHLDEARRAALFRSVGAFDATVLMTGTDADQFAPLRGRAGFVSPRNGALDGKPV, encoded by the coding sequence ATGGCGCGTCTCGACCGGCTGGCGCTGACGGATTTCAGGAACTACCGGCACCTGGCCTGGCGGCCCGAGGCGCCCGTCACCGTGGTGACGGGCGAAAACGGCAGCGGCAAGACCAATCTTCTGGAAGCCCTGTCGCTGCTGGTGCCCGGGCGCGGCCTGCGCGGCGCGCGCAGTGCCGAGATGGCCCGTCACGGCACCACGATCTGGGGCGTCGCGGCGCGCTTCACCGGGCCCGACGGCGCCCCCTTCGACATCGCCACCGGCAGCGATCCGGCGCGGCCGGAACGGCGGGTCTTCCGCCGTGACGGCGAAACCCTGCGCAGTCGCGCGGCCCTGGCCGATCACCTGTCCGCCGTCTGGCTGACCCCGCAGATGGACCGCCTGTTCCAGGACGGCCTGCCGGGCCGGCGGCGCTTCCTGGACCGTCTGGTCCTGGCGCTGGAACCCGGCCACGCGCGCGAACTGGCGGCGCATGACCAGGCCATGGGCCAGCGCAATCGCCTGCTGGCGGCGGGACGCGCCGATCCGGGCTGGCTGTCGGCGCTGGAGGATTCGATGGCGCGCCATGCCGTCGCGGCCTCGGCCGCGCGGCTGGCGCTGGTGACGCAGTTGAACGGCGAGGCGGCGCATACGGTGCCGGACGGCTTTCCCCCGGCGCGGCTCGATATCCTGTGCCCCATCGTCCAGCAATTGCGCGACCGGCCGGCACTGGCGGTGGAGGATTGGCTGCGCGGACGGCTTGCGGCCGGCCGGGCGTGCGATAGCGCGCGCGGCGGTGCAGGGATCGGGGCCCATCGGGCCGACATGGCGCTGTCGGACCAGGCCAGCGGCCGCCCGGCGGCACAGGCCAGCACCGGCCAGCAGAAGGCCCTGCTGCTGGGGGTGGTGCTGGCCCACGCGGCGCTGATGACGCGCAGCCGGGGCGAGGCACCGATGATCCTGCTCGACGAACCGCTGGTGCATCTGGACGAGGCGCGGCGGGCGGCCCTGTTTCGCAGCGTGGGCGCGTTCGACGCCACGGTCCTGATGACCGGAACCGATGCCGATCAGTTCGCCCCGCTGCGCGGCCGGGCGGGATTCGTCTCCCCCCGCAATGGCGCGCTGGACGGGAAGCCTGTATGA